TGGAGGCAATTAAACAGATGGATGTCTTGGATGGCAAGTTGCTCATGGTTACTGACAATGAGAACGACTATGTTTCCATCATTAGTATAGGCGATATTCAGCGGTACCTTATCACGCATCAAAATATTGAGGCTAAAGTTACTGATGCATTACGTCAAAACGTACGTGTCGCTTCAATCGACGATTCACCCGAACAGATCAAGAATATCATGCTCGAATTTAGAACGGAGTTTATGCCTGTGCTGGATGAAAAAGGTGATTTAGACCGTGTTATTTTCTGGAAAGACATTTTTGAAGAAAAGCAAACCTTTAATAAGGAAAAAATCAATGTACCTGTAGTTATTATGGCGGGAGGCAAAGGGACACGTTTGAAGCCTATAACAAATATCATCCCTAAACCATTGGTACCTGTTGGTGAAAGACCAATAGTTCAAATAATTATGGATCAGTTTTCTGAAATGGGCACAGAAAATTTTTATATGTCTGTCAACTATAAAGCAGATATGATCCAACAATATTTTGATAAAATAGAGAAACCCTACGCTGT
This genomic interval from Nonlabens spongiae contains the following:
- a CDS encoding nucleotidyltransferase family protein; amino-acid sequence: MQGNISKISIDSNASLLEAIKQMDVLDGKLLMVTDNENDYVSIISIGDIQRYLITHQNIEAKVTDALRQNVRVASIDDSPEQIKNIMLEFRTEFMPVLDEKGDLDRVIFWKDIFEEKQTFNKEKINVPVVIMAGGKGTRLKPITNIIPKPLVPVGERPIVQIIMDQFSEMGTENFYMSVNYKADMIQQYFDKIEKPYAVNYFEEDKPLGTAGSLSLIKNQITETFFVSNCDILIDQDYEEVYKWHKKNKNEITSIAAIKNYHIPYGTLEIGRDGLLENMKEKPDLTFFVNAGVYIVEPHLLHDIPNNEFYHITYLMEKVKQRGGRVGVFPVSEGSWMDIGNWVEYNKTQEMFKKRFS